Proteins encoded together in one Myxocyprinus asiaticus isolate MX2 ecotype Aquarium Trade chromosome 21, UBuf_Myxa_2, whole genome shotgun sequence window:
- the LOC127412431 gene encoding G-protein coupled receptor 4-like, producing the protein MESNFSVTTLTSLSFLAVGNACGIDFTQDAIFLPALYGIFFIIGAPLNLMALFGLYRLIKSENVLPVYVINLLISDLIQLLTLPLWMDYYANGHHWRFGPQTCQLMGLFFYISIYTGIFFMCIIALERHLAIARPLSFKHLRNLRFARWIALSIWILIAVPPAIAFDKLFPKQENYTLCIEKYPSEGSFITYRLITLLVSFIIPLSFIVGLHRQTVRSLMAINSLLSEEKRSIRSLLTLLVAVFVTVLGPYHFIGCVKYIGLLIHSSVCEWEKTVFVPYQLGRGFLSLNSLLDPVFYIFLRRDFRAAAGNYLPCLKRVRTRSYQMERPTNSTLDCD; encoded by the coding sequence ATGGAGAGCAACTTCAGTGTTACCACCCTCACCAGCCTAAGCTTCCTAGCTGTGGGTAATGCATGTGGAATAGATTTTACTCAAGATGCCATCTTTCTTCCTGCCCTGTATGGAATCTTTTTCATCATCGGTGCCCCACTGAACCTGATGGCACTATTTGGGCTATACAGGTTAATCAAATCAGAGAACGTTTTACCCGTGTATGTCATTAACCTGTTGATCTCAGATCTTATTCAGCTCCTCACCTTGCCTTTATGGATGGACTACTATGCCAATGGACACCACTGGCGCTTCGGACCGCAGACCTGTCAGCTTATGGGtctatttttttacatcagtatttaCACGGGTATATTCTTCATGTGTATCATCGCCCTGGAACGTCACCTGGCCATCGCCAGACCTCTCAGCTTCAAGCATCTACGTAACTTGAGGTTTGCTCGCTGGATAGCACTCAGCATTTGGATTCTAATTGCTGTGCCACCTGCCATCGCTTTTGACAAGCTCTTCCCCAAGCAGGAAAATTACACTCTTTGTATTGAGAAGTATCCCTCCGAGGGCAGCTTTATTACATACAGGCTGATTACTCTGCTTGTGTCCTTCATCATACCCCTGAGCTTCATTGTTGGTCTCCACAGACAGACCGTCCGCTCACTGATGGCAATCAACTCGCTTTTATCCGAGGAGAAGAGGAGTATCAGGAGTCTGCTCACCCTTCTCGTGGCCGTGTTTGTCACAGTGCTGGGGCCTTATCATTTCATAGGCTGTGTGAAGTACATCGGACTGCTGATTCacagcagtgtgtgtgagtgggagAAGACTGTTTTTGTGCCCTATCAGCTGGGGAGAGGTTTCCTGAGTCTTAACAGCTTGCTGGATCCTGTGTTCTACATCTTTCTTCGCAGAGACTTCCGAGCAGCTGCTGGAAACTACCTGCCCTGCCTGAAGAGAGTGAGGACCAGATCATATCAGATGGAGCGGCCGACAAACTCCACACTGGATTGTGATTAA